One region of Candidatus Saccharibacteria bacterium genomic DNA includes:
- the rimK gene encoding 30S ribosomal protein S6--L-glutamate ligase — MNIAILSNGPGNYSTKRLKEEAEKRGHEVDIIKYKDCYAAIEKSNPSVMYEGRELRGYDAIVPRIASYMTKYGCAIVRQFEMQGVYTLTSSIAIVRSRDKLRSMQLFARAGVGIPKTVVARSAADAQNLIDQVGGTPVIIKLARGTHGNGVVLAETKKAAKSVLQAFYVMNEDGTNILLQEFVKESAGVDIRVFVVGGKVVAAMQRQSLDDEFRSNLHQGGEGVPVKLTEDERKTAIKAAKTMGLSVCGVDLMRSARGPLVLEVNASPGFGIEGVTGRNVAGPIIDYLELNAKRRNRKDKIGA, encoded by the coding sequence ATGAACATCGCTATTTTATCCAACGGCCCCGGCAACTACTCGACGAAGCGTCTCAAAGAAGAGGCCGAGAAGCGTGGTCACGAAGTCGACATCATCAAATACAAGGATTGCTACGCCGCCATCGAAAAGAGCAACCCGTCGGTGATGTACGAGGGCCGCGAACTGCGTGGCTATGACGCCATCGTGCCCCGTATCGCCAGCTATATGACCAAATACGGCTGTGCCATCGTCCGCCAGTTCGAGATGCAAGGCGTTTACACACTGACCAGTTCGATCGCCATCGTCCGCTCACGCGATAAGCTGCGCAGCATGCAGCTGTTCGCCCGGGCAGGCGTGGGCATCCCCAAGACGGTGGTGGCCCGCAGCGCTGCCGATGCTCAGAACCTGATTGACCAGGTGGGCGGTACGCCGGTCATCATCAAGCTGGCTCGCGGCACCCATGGCAACGGCGTAGTCCTGGCCGAGACCAAAAAAGCTGCCAAGTCCGTACTGCAAGCTTTTTATGTCATGAATGAGGACGGGACCAACATTCTGCTCCAGGAATTCGTCAAGGAATCGGCCGGTGTCGACATTCGTGTCTTTGTGGTCGGTGGCAAAGTGGTGGCCGCCATGCAGCGCCAAAGCCTGGATGACGAGTTCCGCTCCAACCTGCACCAGGGTGGGGAGGGTGTGCCGGTCAAGCTGACCGAAGACGAACGCAAGACCGCCATCAAGGCGGCTAAGACCATGGGCCTGAGTGTCTGCGGTGTGGATCTGATGCGTTCAGCGCGCGGACCGCTGGTGCTGGAGGTTAATGCCAGTCCGGGTTTCGGTATCGAAGGGGTGACTGGCCGCAACGTCGCCGGCCCGATCATCGATTATCTGGAATTGAACGCCAAACGGCGGAACCGCAAAGACAAGATCGGCGCCTAG
- a CDS encoding ATP-dependent zinc protease — protein MEYRLTLGSLETVAIPSLGIPELVAKVDTGAFSGALHCTDISLMRGDDGRTLLYFTPLGEPSLATSTGDFKAVTVRSANGQEEDRYLIPITVTVQGTDYDTYIGLTDRISMKHDMLLGRRFMIEQNALVDVMLTKDIDTEAEGFGL, from the coding sequence TTGGAATATCGTCTGACACTCGGCAGCCTGGAAACAGTCGCCATCCCCAGCCTCGGCATCCCCGAGCTGGTTGCCAAGGTTGATACCGGAGCTTTTTCCGGGGCTTTGCACTGTACCGACATCTCGTTGATGCGGGGTGATGACGGTCGTACGCTGCTGTACTTCACGCCGCTTGGCGAGCCGAGCCTGGCCACCAGTACTGGTGATTTCAAGGCGGTGACCGTCCGTAGCGCCAACGGACAGGAGGAAGACCGCTACCTGATTCCGATTACCGTGACGGTGCAGGGCACAGATTACGACACCTACATCGGCCTGACCGACCGCATCAGCATGAAGCACGATATGCTACTGGGCCGCCGCTTCATGATTGAGCAGAACGCGTTGGTCGATGTCATGCTTACTAAAGATATTGATACTGAGGCGGAAGGATTCGGACTATGA
- a CDS encoding DUF1704 domain-containing protein, producing the protein MSEFSTVVVLKPITPTVESARGGRLQYANLASAVDKHYGTDMARLNAFWDLPEGSLEEEAAAQQLANLYLLQTARRATETIREDHPDDQAQAAIWAERYTQASSEIYGVPEAEIASRLAAEQAIGLQRLAGEAGADDALRTHYAELNERYGLYDDTVESAEALFAEVAETVGTHMMSKYEKAFAALDLEGGEDQIGPADIADKIENAIQALADHDDPDWSGWTVERNDDKDSLSVVAADKKIIVGMKRASVTATQLKGLLGHEVLVHAKRGVNGSKVNYVDISLALGTLGNKPLTRPELLEFAMTRALLRNEIEEKKKPVEQIESEVYAHVNRIYRGTRGDQYSGVFTKDISYHQGFIKMGQFITERLEGGDSVDDIMDYLLLGKFDPTNERHLAKLKELEVA; encoded by the coding sequence ATGTCCGAATTCTCTACTGTCGTAGTCCTTAAGCCGATTACTCCTACTGTCGAGTCCGCTCGCGGAGGCCGGTTGCAATATGCCAACCTTGCTTCTGCCGTCGATAAGCATTACGGCACCGATATGGCGCGGCTGAATGCCTTTTGGGACTTGCCAGAAGGCTCGCTTGAGGAAGAGGCTGCCGCGCAGCAGCTGGCGAATCTCTATCTGCTGCAGACCGCCCGTCGCGCAACTGAGACCATCCGCGAAGATCATCCCGACGACCAGGCGCAAGCTGCCATCTGGGCCGAGCGTTACACGCAGGCTAGCAGTGAGATCTACGGTGTTCCTGAAGCCGAAATCGCCAGTCGTCTCGCTGCGGAGCAGGCTATTGGCCTGCAACGACTGGCTGGTGAGGCTGGCGCCGACGATGCACTTCGTACTCATTACGCCGAACTGAATGAACGCTACGGCCTGTATGATGACACTGTTGAGAGTGCAGAAGCGTTGTTCGCCGAAGTCGCCGAGACTGTGGGCACTCACATGATGAGCAAATACGAGAAGGCTTTTGCCGCGCTCGACCTAGAGGGTGGCGAAGACCAGATCGGTCCGGCGGACATCGCCGATAAAATCGAAAATGCCATTCAGGCACTGGCTGACCATGATGACCCTGATTGGAGCGGCTGGACGGTAGAGCGGAATGACGACAAAGACTCGCTCTCGGTCGTCGCTGCCGACAAAAAGATCATTGTCGGTATGAAGCGCGCATCGGTAACCGCTACTCAACTCAAGGGTCTGTTGGGTCATGAGGTCCTCGTGCACGCTAAGCGTGGCGTCAATGGCAGCAAGGTCAATTACGTCGACATATCGCTGGCTTTGGGTACGCTGGGCAACAAGCCGCTCACCCGGCCCGAATTGCTCGAATTCGCCATGACGCGGGCGCTACTGCGCAACGAGATCGAGGAGAAGAAAAAGCCGGTCGAACAGATCGAGTCTGAAGTGTATGCCCACGTCAACCGTATCTATCGCGGTACCCGCGGCGACCAGTACAGCGGCGTTTTCACCAAGGACATCTCGTATCACCAGGGCTTCATCAAAATGGGGCAGTTCATCACTGAGCGGCTCGAAGGCGGTGATTCGGTCGACGACATCATGGACTATCTGCTGCTTGGCAAGTTCGACCCCACAAATGAGCGACATCTTGCTAAACTAAAAGAACTGGAGGTTGCGTAA
- the dnaJ gene encoding molecular chaperone DnaJ: MAKRDYYDILGVSKSASADEIKKAFRKLAVKYHPDKAGGDETKFKEASEAYEVLKDASKRQRYDQFGHAGVGGSSGGGGGNPFEGFGGFGGNGQSFQFDFGDGGLGDIFGNFFGGSQRQQAQRERRGSDVATELELTFEEAVFGVEKPMALTMEDTCTHCKGAAAEPGYDLKTCDGCKGSGQQMRVMNTLFGQIQQAVICPTCEGRGKVPAKVCTVCRGKGTEKRRQTINLKVPAGVDDGATIRLAGRGEAVAHGTKGDLYINIKVRPHKLFTRENELILSEVHMPMVDAALGAELEVQTVDGPVTIEVPAGTQSGTDFKLAGHGVPRIRSTGRGDHIVTVHVDTPTKLTKKQKQMLQEFAGQGGKSSKRSVFGL, encoded by the coding sequence ATGGCTAAACGCGATTACTACGATATTTTGGGGGTGTCCAAAAGCGCCTCCGCCGATGAGATAAAGAAGGCTTTTCGCAAGCTGGCGGTGAAGTATCACCCGGATAAGGCCGGCGGCGACGAGACCAAGTTTAAAGAGGCCTCCGAGGCGTATGAAGTACTGAAGGATGCCAGCAAGCGCCAGCGCTACGACCAGTTCGGGCATGCCGGCGTCGGCGGCAGCAGTGGTGGCGGAGGCGGCAATCCGTTCGAGGGCTTTGGTGGCTTTGGCGGCAATGGCCAGAGCTTCCAGTTTGACTTTGGCGATGGAGGCCTGGGCGATATTTTTGGCAACTTCTTTGGCGGTAGCCAGCGCCAGCAGGCCCAGCGGGAGCGGCGCGGCAGCGATGTGGCGACCGAGCTGGAGCTGACATTTGAAGAGGCGGTCTTTGGCGTTGAGAAGCCGATGGCACTGACCATGGAAGACACCTGTACGCACTGCAAGGGTGCGGCGGCCGAGCCTGGTTACGACCTCAAGACCTGTGACGGCTGTAAGGGCTCCGGCCAGCAGATGCGCGTCATGAATACGCTGTTCGGCCAGATTCAACAGGCGGTGATATGTCCGACCTGTGAGGGCCGCGGCAAAGTGCCGGCGAAGGTCTGTACGGTCTGCCGGGGCAAGGGGACTGAGAAGCGGCGCCAGACGATCAACCTCAAGGTGCCGGCTGGCGTCGATGACGGTGCGACGATCCGCCTGGCGGGACGCGGAGAGGCCGTGGCGCATGGCACTAAGGGTGACCTGTATATCAATATCAAGGTCAGGCCGCATAAACTTTTCACGCGTGAAAACGAATTGATCCTCAGTGAAGTGCATATGCCGATGGTGGATGCCGCCCTGGGAGCGGAACTGGAGGTGCAGACGGTGGACGGACCGGTGACCATCGAGGTGCCGGCCGGCACGCAGAGCGGCACCGACTTCAAGCTGGCGGGACATGGCGTACCGCGCATCCGGAGTACGGGGCGGGGCGATCATATCGTGACCGTGCACGTGGACACGCCGACCAAGCTGACCAAGAAGCAGAAACAGATGCTGCAGGAGTTTGCCGGCCAAGGCGGCAAAAGTAGCAAGCGCAGCGTCTTCGGGCTCTAA
- a CDS encoding helix-turn-helix transcriptional regulator — protein MHPLTIRRRELHMTVDTLIRLSGVGATTIYDIESGTRRSIRFDTAERLASAVQSQVHTLFSGNSLTDVGRPPGGKWEGTDKDTADGSERSGLSDEMCLNCFVLQPRAGRTHCISCEEPMPARP, from the coding sequence ATGCACCCCCTGACCATCCGCCGCCGCGAACTCCACATGACGGTCGACACCCTGATCCGCCTGAGCGGTGTCGGTGCCACGACCATCTACGACATCGAGTCCGGCACGCGCCGTAGCATCCGGTTCGACACCGCCGAGCGGCTCGCCTCCGCGGTCCAGTCCCAGGTCCACACCCTGTTCAGCGGCAACTCGCTGACCGACGTCGGCCGCCCGCCCGGCGGCAAGTGGGAGGGCACCGACAAGGACACCGCCGACGGCAGTGAACGCAGCGGCCTCTCCGACGAGATGTGCCTCAACTGCTTCGTGCTCCAGCCCCGCGCCGGACGCACGCACTGCATCAGCTGTGAAGAGCCGATGCCGGCCCGGCCGTAA
- the dnaK gene encoding molecular chaperone DnaK yields MGKIIGIDLGTTNSAVAYMLAGKPEVIANAEGNRTTPSVVAIKKSKDGKEERLVGQVAQRQRVTNPRNTIYGVKRLIGRKFSDAEVQKDLDIMPYEIVKSNDGVKVKMGEKEYSPEEVSAMILSKIKADAEAFLGEAVTEAVITVPAYFDDSQRQATKDAGKIAGLEVKRIINEPTAAALAYGLDKKDKSETIVVFDLGGGTFDVSVLELGDGVFEVKSTNGDTHLGGEDFDNRIVNHFLEEFKRENGIDLKDDKAAMQRLKDEAEKAKKELSSASETDINLPFLTADADGPKHFEYKLTRAKLEELVADLINKTAAPIEKALKDAGLKASDIDEIVLVGGMTRMPAVVEKVKAIFGKDPLKGVNPDEVVAVGAAIQGGVLAGDVKDVLLLDVTPLSLGIETMGGVTTKLIERNTTVPTSKSEVFSTAADSQPQVEIHVLQGEREMANDNKSLGRFILDGIAPAPRGVPQIEVTFNIDANGILNVTAKDKGTGKEQSITIQNSGNLSKDDIEKAAREAEEHAEEDKRRREAVEARNLLENAIYQAEKLPVEHKDKISDEDKKAVEEAVEEAKKHKDSDDKDELENATRELMEKVQKIGAKLYEAAAAEEKPAEGGETKKDDDTVEGEVVDEKK; encoded by the coding sequence ATGGGTAAAATCATCGGAATCGACCTTGGTACCACCAACAGCGCCGTCGCCTACATGCTGGCTGGCAAGCCTGAAGTGATTGCCAACGCCGAAGGCAACCGCACCACTCCGAGTGTCGTCGCTATTAAAAAGAGCAAGGATGGCAAAGAAGAGCGCCTGGTAGGCCAGGTGGCTCAGCGCCAGCGCGTCACCAACCCGCGCAACACTATCTATGGTGTCAAACGCCTGATCGGCCGCAAGTTCAGTGACGCCGAGGTACAGAAAGACCTCGACATCATGCCGTACGAAATCGTCAAGAGCAATGATGGCGTCAAGGTGAAGATGGGTGAGAAGGAATACAGCCCCGAGGAAGTCTCGGCCATGATTCTCTCCAAGATCAAGGCTGATGCCGAAGCTTTCCTGGGTGAGGCCGTCACCGAAGCCGTCATCACCGTGCCGGCTTACTTTGACGACTCGCAGCGCCAGGCCACTAAAGATGCCGGCAAGATCGCCGGCCTGGAAGTAAAGCGCATCATTAACGAGCCGACCGCGGCCGCCCTGGCCTACGGCCTGGACAAGAAGGACAAGAGCGAGACCATCGTGGTCTTCGACCTGGGTGGCGGTACCTTCGACGTTTCCGTGCTGGAGCTGGGCGATGGCGTCTTTGAAGTCAAGTCGACCAACGGTGACACGCACCTGGGTGGCGAGGACTTTGACAACCGCATTGTCAACCACTTCCTGGAAGAGTTCAAGCGCGAAAACGGCATCGACCTCAAGGATGACAAGGCCGCCATGCAGCGCCTCAAGGACGAGGCCGAGAAGGCCAAGAAGGAGCTGTCCAGCGCCAGCGAGACCGACATCAACCTGCCGTTCCTGACCGCCGATGCAGACGGTCCTAAGCACTTTGAATACAAACTGACCCGCGCCAAGCTGGAAGAGCTGGTGGCCGACCTCATCAACAAGACGGCCGCTCCGATTGAAAAAGCCCTCAAGGATGCCGGTCTCAAGGCCAGCGACATCGACGAGATCGTCCTGGTGGGCGGCATGACCCGTATGCCGGCCGTCGTTGAGAAAGTAAAGGCAATCTTTGGCAAGGACCCGCTGAAGGGCGTCAACCCCGACGAGGTAGTAGCCGTCGGTGCTGCTATCCAGGGTGGCGTGCTGGCCGGTGACGTCAAGGACGTGCTGCTACTGGATGTCACGCCGCTGTCCCTGGGCATCGAGACCATGGGTGGCGTCACCACCAAGCTGATCGAGCGCAATACTACCGTGCCGACCAGCAAGAGCGAGGTCTTCAGCACCGCCGCCGACAGCCAGCCACAGGTAGAGATCCACGTACTGCAGGGTGAGCGCGAAATGGCCAACGACAACAAGAGCCTGGGCCGCTTCATCCTTGATGGCATCGCCCCGGCGCCGCGGGGCGTGCCGCAGATCGAGGTGACCTTCAACATTGACGCCAACGGTATCCTTAATGTCACCGCCAAGGACAAGGGTACCGGCAAGGAACAGTCAATTACTATTCAGAACAGCGGCAACCTGAGCAAGGACGACATCGAAAAAGCCGCCCGCGAAGCCGAAGAACACGCCGAAGAGGACAAGCGCCGCCGCGAAGCCGTCGAGGCCCGCAACCTGCTTGAAAACGCCATCTACCAGGCCGAAAAACTGCCGGTTGAGCACAAGGACAAGATCAGCGACGAGGACAAGAAGGCCGTCGAGGAAGCTGTTGAAGAGGCTAAGAAGCACAAGGACAGCGACGATAAGGATGAGCTTGAGAACGCGACCCGCGAGCTGATGGAGAAGGTGCAGAAGATCGGGGCGAAGCTGTATGAAGCCGCTGCTGCCGAGGAGAAGCCGGCCGAAGGCGGCGAGACTAAGAAGGATGACGACACTGTCGAAGGCGAGGTCGTTGACGAGAAGAAGTAG
- a CDS encoding prepilin-type N-terminal cleavage/methylation domain-containing protein: protein MLRLPHFKPARSSKGFTIVELLIVVVVIGILAVIAVSAYTKSQDDARTNRIANDLAQLKKAIMAARVARGDVALRVITGSTYSAGNCANKANGTDLAALDRTTDNCWTAYANALSAISNAAGTNVRDLEDPWGRPYFIDENETEGVSVPCGNGKDRIGVYGRPHVNGSGGITNAVLVPYITIGCGP from the coding sequence ATGTTGCGACTTCCTCATTTCAAACCAGCACGTTCAAGTAAAGGCTTCACCATCGTCGAGCTGCTGATCGTGGTGGTGGTCATTGGCATTTTGGCGGTCATCGCTGTCAGCGCCTATACCAAATCGCAGGATGACGCGCGGACAAACCGTATCGCCAATGATTTGGCACAACTCAAAAAGGCGATCATGGCGGCACGGGTGGCGCGGGGTGACGTGGCGCTCCGCGTCATTACCGGCTCCACTTATTCGGCGGGCAACTGCGCCAACAAAGCCAACGGCACGGATCTGGCGGCGCTGGACAGGACCACCGATAACTGCTGGACGGCATACGCCAACGCTCTAAGCGCGATTTCCAACGCCGCCGGCACCAACGTCCGCGACCTGGAAGATCCATGGGGCCGGCCATACTTCATCGACGAGAACGAGACCGAAGGCGTCTCGGTACCCTGCGGTAACGGCAAGGACAGGATCGGCGTCTACGGACGGCCACATGTCAACGGTAGTGGCGGCATAACCAATGCCGTACTGGTGCCGTACATTACCATCGGTTGCGGGCCGTAA
- a CDS encoding prepilin-type N-terminal cleavage/methylation domain-containing protein has protein sequence MAHKLRRDNGFTIVELLIVIVVIGILAAIALVSYTSARNRSYDAAVQNDLKGLAKSMEAFRADRGRYPNSDAELLTLKVKVTFPAYRVQEVNVAYCTTATFNAFAVTAQSNSGKKYKVVSGALTPVEYTASDDGVSQADPYTCNDVLTGSERLRAGFYIYDNPQWRSWVGSGNL, from the coding sequence ATAGCGCACAAACTCAGGCGGGACAACGGCTTTACCATCGTCGAGCTGCTGATTGTCATCGTCGTCATCGGTATCCTGGCGGCCATCGCTCTGGTCAGCTACACCAGCGCACGCAATCGCTCGTATGACGCCGCCGTTCAGAATGACCTGAAAGGCTTGGCAAAATCGATGGAAGCCTTCCGCGCCGACCGCGGCCGCTACCCCAACAGTGACGCCGAGCTGCTGACCCTCAAGGTCAAGGTGACCTTCCCGGCCTACCGGGTGCAGGAAGTTAATGTTGCGTACTGTACAACAGCTACCTTTAATGCCTTCGCAGTGACTGCCCAGAGTAATTCCGGCAAAAAGTACAAGGTGGTCAGCGGCGCTTTGACCCCCGTGGAATATACGGCCAGTGACGACGGTGTTTCCCAGGCCGATCCGTACACCTGCAATGACGTACTAACGGGCAGTGAGCGCCTGCGTGCCGGCTTTTATATCTATGACAATCCCCAGTGGCGCAGCTGGGTCGGTTCTGGTAATCTGTAA
- a CDS encoding nucleotide exchange factor GrpE, which translates to MAKQKDDDKPHDDKRHERQDKHDERNQRDEQPRISSDDALATIENLEQQLGELTIDLQRTRADFENYRKRTETDKENAKEQGRALAILKLLPVVDTIERAVAHAPQDLQDNKWVQGVQGLAKQLEKSLEALGLTRIDAAPGTPFDPELHEAISSEEGDGDEEVVSEELQAGYKLGDRVIRHSMVKVKH; encoded by the coding sequence ATGGCAAAGCAAAAGGACGACGATAAACCACACGACGACAAGCGCCACGAGCGGCAGGACAAGCACGACGAGCGTAACCAACGGGACGAACAGCCGCGCATCAGCAGCGATGACGCCCTGGCCACCATCGAGAACCTCGAGCAGCAGCTGGGCGAACTGACCATCGATCTGCAGCGCACCCGCGCCGATTTTGAGAACTACCGCAAGCGCACCGAGACCGACAAGGAGAACGCCAAAGAGCAGGGCCGGGCACTGGCCATCCTCAAACTGCTGCCAGTGGTGGATACCATCGAACGCGCCGTGGCTCATGCACCGCAGGACCTCCAGGACAACAAGTGGGTGCAGGGCGTGCAGGGCCTGGCCAAGCAGCTCGAGAAATCCCTGGAGGCCCTCGGCCTGACGCGCATCGACGCTGCACCTGGTACGCCGTTTGACCCGGAACTGCACGAAGCCATTTCCAGCGAAGAAGGCGACGGCGATGAAGAAGTCGTCAGCGAAGAGCTGCAAGCCGGCTATAAGCTGGGCGACCGTGTCATCCGTCATAGCATGGTCAAAGTAAAGCATTAG
- a CDS encoding transcriptional regulator, with protein MTERQALILGAIIEQYAEVAAPVGSVTLAKLFNVSSATVRAEMAKLEELGMISQPHTSAGRIPTDKGYRFYVNQLTAAEQPDVPLNRSARAIEARVNNHADRADRAIRSAVDSLVELTHNLGIATIGDQLYMSGIGNLFSQPEFIRGDHVQQVARLLDNLEPWLREASPNEPLNVYIGRENPIGRTSGVTLIISRFRSPYSDKSYIGVLGPTRQSYARVMQLVRHAGAMLEEVL; from the coding sequence ATGACCGAACGACAAGCGCTTATCCTGGGCGCCATCATCGAACAGTATGCCGAAGTGGCGGCGCCGGTAGGCAGCGTGACGCTGGCCAAGCTGTTCAACGTGTCCAGCGCCACCGTGCGGGCGGAGATGGCCAAGCTGGAGGAGCTGGGCATGATCTCGCAGCCGCACACCAGTGCCGGCCGCATCCCCACAGACAAAGGCTATCGTTTCTATGTCAACCAGCTGACTGCCGCCGAACAGCCGGACGTACCGCTCAATCGCAGTGCGAGAGCGATTGAGGCCCGCGTCAACAACCACGCCGACCGGGCCGACCGGGCTATCCGCAGTGCCGTCGACAGCCTGGTGGAGCTGACGCACAACCTTGGCATCGCCACTATCGGTGATCAGCTGTACATGAGCGGTATCGGCAACCTCTTCAGCCAGCCGGAATTCATACGGGGCGATCATGTGCAGCAGGTGGCGCGGCTGCTGGACAATCTGGAGCCCTGGCTGCGTGAAGCATCACCTAATGAGCCCTTGAACGTCTACATCGGACGAGAGAATCCCATCGGCCGCACTTCAGGCGTGACGCTGATTATCAGCCGTTTCCGCTCGCCCTATTCAGATAAGAGCTATATCGGTGTGCTTGGCCCGACCCGGCAAAGTTATGCCCGCGTAATGCAGCTGGTACGCCACGCGGGTGCTATGCTTGAAGAAGTACTCTAA
- a CDS encoding nucleoside monophosphate kinase, producing the protein MNDTKRQQLRSWLGTGSINIFGLPFAGKDTQGLRLAKLFDAPVIGGGDILRNSIIPERAKKIMHEGGLVPIEDYLNIVLPYLVKEEFAGHPLILSSVGRWHGEEFGVIEALKQSGHTLKVAVFLELDERTIWQRWEASQGHSLRGARHDDAADALEVRLEEFNLKTRPVVDFYRNLDMLIEVDGRLSIESVADTITEELLRRAST; encoded by the coding sequence ATGAACGATACGAAGCGACAGCAGTTACGCAGCTGGCTCGGCACCGGTTCGATAAATATCTTCGGCCTGCCGTTCGCCGGCAAGGACACGCAGGGCTTACGGCTAGCCAAGCTGTTCGATGCGCCGGTGATCGGCGGCGGCGACATCCTGCGCAACAGCATCATTCCCGAGCGGGCCAAAAAGATAATGCACGAGGGCGGCCTGGTGCCGATTGAGGACTACCTCAACATCGTCCTGCCCTACCTTGTCAAAGAGGAATTTGCCGGCCATCCGCTTATCCTCAGCTCGGTGGGGCGCTGGCATGGTGAAGAGTTCGGCGTCATCGAAGCCTTGAAGCAATCCGGGCATACGCTGAAAGTCGCCGTCTTTTTAGAGCTTGACGAGCGCACCATCTGGCAGCGCTGGGAGGCCAGCCAAGGCCATAGCCTGCGCGGCGCCCGCCATGACGACGCGGCCGACGCACTTGAGGTGCGGCTGGAAGAGTTCAATCTCAAGACCCGCCCTGTCGTTGATTTCTATCGGAATCTGGACATGCTTATCGAAGTCGATGGCCGTCTGTCAATCGAATCAGTGGCGGACACCATAACAGAAGAGCTGCTGCGGCGCGCCAGTACCTAA